The following coding sequences lie in one Lolium perenne isolate Kyuss_39 chromosome 2, Kyuss_2.0, whole genome shotgun sequence genomic window:
- the LOC127332044 gene encoding small ribosomal subunit protein uS4y, with product MVHVNFYRNYGKTFKKPRRPYEKERLDSELKLVGEYGLRCKRELWRVQYALSRIRNAARELLTLDEKNPRRIFEGAALLRRMNRYGLLAEDQNKLDYVLALTVENFLQRRLQTIVFKNGMAKSIHHARVLIRQRHIRVGKQLVNIPSFMVRVDTEKHVDFSLTSPLGGGPAGRVKRKNQKKASGGGGGDGEEEEE from the exons ATGGTGCACGTCAACTTCTACCGCAACT ATGGGAAGACTTTCAAGAAGCCAAGGCGTCCGTATGAGAAGGAGCGTCTTGACTCTGAGCTGAAGCTGGTCGGGGAGTACGGTCTGCGGTGCAAGCGCGAGCTGTGGCGCGTGCAGTACGCTCTGAGCCGTATCAGAAATGCAGCAAGGGAGCTGCTCACCTTGGATGAGAAGAACCCCCGCCGCATCTTTGAGGGTGCAGCGCTCCTCCGTCGCATGAACCGCTACGGTCTCCTCGCTGAGGACCAAAACAAGCTCGATTACGTGCTCGCGCTCACTGTTGAGAACTTCCTCCAGCGCCGTCTCCAGACCATCGTCTTCAAGAATGGCATGGCCAAGTCCATCCATCATGCTCGTGTCCTTATCAGACAGCGCCACATCAG GGTTGGAAAGCAGCTCGTCAACATTCCTTCTTTCATGGTGAGGGTTGACACTGAGAAGCACGTCGACTTCTCACTTACCAGCCCACTTGGTGGTGGCCCTGCTGGAAGAGTGAAGAGGAAGAACCAGAAG